The nucleotide sequence GTTTGTATACTATTTATCTTAGACTTTATGTCCTTAATAATCTttgctgatgtgtgtgtgtgtctgtctgtctgtatgtgtgcgtacatgtgtgtgtgtttgtgtaactTTCTGTCCTTAATAAACTTTGCTGATGAGtatgtgtgtgcccgtgtgtgtgtatgtgtgtgtgtgcgtgtgtgtgtgcttacgtGTGCAAACCCACATCTGAGCTTGAATcggttttagagagagagagagagagagagagattgatgtGTGCCCACAAAAATAATGCACGACCACAATGAGTTCATtaatgtttgtcagtgtgtgttctCGCGCACAAATGCGCTAATATCATCGGATACCTTGTGTCCATGGGTTTGTTAAGAATATCATCAGACATTTAGTTAGTTCTCGATTGTATATGGATCCCAAAAGTAGGTAAAGTCTGACCgacctttcttgtttcttccAAGGTACATGTCATAGTGCTGCATGCACAAATGTCTGTGCCCTGCCGGTCGCTTGCGCGCACAGCTTGTCAGGTCACAAGTGTTTTTCAAAATGCTTCGTGCGAGCTGTGCatattgtgtgtttttctgtattCCATGTACTcatcttcaatcaatcaatcaatcaatatgaggcttatatcgcgcgtattccgtgggtacagttctaagcgcagggatgctctctctctctctctctctctctctctctctctctctctctctctctctctctctctctctctctctctctctctctttctctctcacactccactctctctctctctctctctctctctctctctctctcatactccactctctttctctctctcatactcctttctctctctctctctctctctctctctctctctctctctctctctctctctctcatactccactctctctctcatactccactccgaggctctctctctctctctctccctctctctctcatattccactctctttttctctctctccctctctctctctctctctcccatactccactctctctctctcccatactccactctctctctctctctcatattccactctttttttcttttttatctctctctctctctctctctctctctctctcccatactccactctctctctctctctcccatactccactctctcgctctctctctctctctctctctctctctctctctctctctcccatactccactctctctctctctctctctctctctctctctctctctctctctctctctctctctcccatgcTCCACTCTcagtctcgctctctttctctcccatactccactctctctctctttctctccctctatcGGTCATACTTTGTTTATGCAATGATGTATCACTAAGGGTAATCCGACAATTCAGTATTGAAAAACTCATGtatcacaaaaacaagaagaaatgaaaGGTATCAATAGATAGAAACATATGAGTGAAACTGTGTGGGATACACATTGAGAAGTAAAATAGATGATCCTCTTACTGCACACGATGACAAGAGGTTCTCTGCGCTTTGAGCTTCTTCAGGAGAAGACATCAGTTTTCCGTCTTTTGTGTGGTACCCCTAAGCTAACAGGTACACaaatatggtgtgtgtgtttttttttatagtgtACACCTACGCTACAAGGAGCACCATTTTTTGTGTCTTCATAATTATGTGCTACCCCTAAGCTAATGGGAAcccaactttttttcttcttttacagTGCCCCCAGGAAATAAGGGGCACAATTTTGTCTTCGTATCTGCATGGTACCCCTAAGCCAACGGCAACCTAAATATTGTTCTTCTTCTACAGTGCCTCTAAGCTAAAAGGGGCACAATTATGTGTCTTCCAATGTGGCACCCCTTTTCTACAAGACCCCGGGATAAGCTACCAGGCGGCGCACAATTTGTATAGTCTGCTAATGCAGTGCTCTTGAgctatcaggcatgggaattgtccgcgaaatcgcaaaaaggaaattacgtttcagcgaaaataaaataaaactcgTGGCAAtaaaaaggtaaattaaattatatgtatacttattgtctctctatccattatttgcttaaacaagaactatcaaaatattggtctaaaatgctcAAATTGGTTTTCCTTCGCCCCCCTGGTCTCCCCAACGGGCTCTGCCCCGCCGGGGCctaggcggcccctggaccttggcctattttcagaggttttttttctattttggaattcccatgcctgactaGGAACCCAACTTTCAGAGTTCCATGTCCCTCTGTTTTAGACATCCCCCCAACCACACACTAGTTTCTGACACCTTGGCTGCCTATTCTTCTTCTGTATTCCCGCACCATGGGTATAATACCTCTGAACTGAATAGAACACGTCGTTTTCGCGATACCCCTGAGCTAAATGGAACCCAAATTGTTCGACTATGTACGGTACCCTTGAGCTACTGGGGGCACAAACGTAAGTGTACAAAGGGACGTAACCGCGAAACAGAGCGTAGAGTGAACGCCCCTGTCCTTTCCTCGGTTGTCAACAAACTGCAGCAGAAGCAGAAATTACCTTCAAACCGGGATTCATATTCAAGCAAATTGCATGTTCAGCCGTGTTTGAACAAAGATCTTAACTCAGGTACATGAGCGACATTTTTTTGCAATTCTTGTGCAAAGCAGCAGCCAAGTTTAGGACTGATTTATCCAGCCGTCGAAGTTTTGCAACATTCCTCTGACGTctgcacacacactccacaACTTTGCAACATCCCAGCATAGCATCACAGTTCTTCGGCTGACATGTTTGCTGGCGTTGAGTGAAGGAAGTGGTAGCTGTGGGACAAGACTGGGTACCCAAGACTGAGCATGGCAGGGCGCAGTGGCGGTGGTCCTACCAGTCCCCGAATGTGGTCCAACATGCTGAAGTCTGcagacgatgatgacgacgaagaAGGCCCGTACGGAAGACTCCTGGACGCCGTCCTCAACAACGACTACAACACCGTCCAATATCTGGTGACGGAGGAAGGAGTCCAGCCGAGGTGTGACAGTCGCGGCAACACTCTCATCTGCCTGGCTGCAGTGGAGGGCAGGGACGGAATTCTCACCTTGCTCCTTGACCATGGGGGTGACCCGTACCAGCCTGATTTGACCGATTACATGTGGCTGCGTCGACCCATCCACCTGGCAGCGTCGCATGGTCACGTGGAGTGCTTGAAATCTTTGCTGGACAGGGGCGTGGATGTAAACAGCCGTGACAGCGACCACCGGACCCCTCTCCACTGGGCGGCTACCTACGGACAGAACGCTGCAGCAGAGACTCTTATCCTTAGAGGTGCCTCGGTCAACATGGCCCAGATTGATGGCTTCACGCCGCTTCACGCAGCTACCTGCCTCGGCCACACGCAGGTCTGTGAAACGCTGATCAGCAACGGTGCGGATGTGAACAGAGCAGATCGCGATAACTGGACCGCCCTGCACACAGCGGCTTGCTACGGGTACGGTGACGTTGTGAGCGTTATCCTGGACGCTGGGGCTCTTCTCCATCAGTGCAACAGCGACACGGAGACAGCCTTACACGTAGCCTGCAGCAGTGGATATCTGAAAATCGCGGAGAAGCTTTACGAGCGTGGTGCGCAGATCAACGCAGTCAACATCAACGGCTATACCCCCTTTCATCTTGCCGTCTACTATAACAAGTTTGATGTTGCTCGTTTCCTCGTCACAGTCAATGCGGATATTAACACGAGGAACAACTCTGGCCAGACACCCTTCAATCTTGCAGTGAACAGGGCGGAGGAGAGACTTGTGCGCCTGATAATTGAGGCTGGTTGTCACATCTCCCTGGAAGAAAGGAACCGAGTGACGGTGGCATCACCAGAACTCTCTGAACTGATACAGTATGTGGCCACCAACCCACGGTCCTTGAAGCAGCTCTGCTGTTTACAGATCCGCAGCGTCCTTGGCTTTACCTTGCATGATGACATTCCTACGCTTCCTCTTCCGAAGTCATTGAAAGATTTTATTGCTCTCAAACACCTCTGAAGGGCATCTCTACTATTCAAATTGTCCCTCCACCTTTCACATGGCAGCAGTGAAAATTCCTGTGAGATCTTGACTGAGTGATTGatgtttttattctcttttttccTGGTGGTTTTTATCTTCTGTACTTAAAAGTGTAAATAATCCTCAAGTGTGTTGTGAGAATGAGAAACCTGTACAGATCTATGTGTAAGACTAAGAGGCGTGATAATAAGCATTAGTAGGCAAGCTCTGATTCTTAGTCAAGACAGAGCTGATGGGGTAAATTCTTTTATGCATTCTGGGCATGCTGTTGATGTGCAGTAcagtataacttttttttatcagGTGCGGTCAGCTCATCATGCTCAAGTGTGTAACTGTAAGTTAAATCGTGAAGGAAATAgataattgtttttatttcgtATAATTGATcaacatttttgtgtgaatgcctgtgtgtgtacatgtatgcttATGACtgaatttgagtgtgtgtgtgtgactatgcGTCATAAGTGAACATTCATATCTGCTGTTGTTGAAGTGTTGTAATCAGATTTTTGAAACATTTGGTAAAAAAGGATTTGTACTTGATAATGATTGTAGTGCTCACTCTTAAGTTTTATTTGGTGAATTGGATCAATTTTTGAAAGAACTATTTCTTTTCTCCAAAATTGCAGTTGAAATTGATGCCACTGTCAGTTTCAAAGAGAAACTGTCAATAGTAAGACATTATGCAGTATGTCAAAGCTTTCTTTGATTTAAAGTTTGTTTAGAAAAGcaaagctttgtaaacaatagaaaaataaaattaattactCATAAAATTATTTCAAGAAGTGTGCAAATATTGTGGATCCATGCATGTGTGAGATGGTAAAGTTGTAGTCTGCATGTTTTATTTAAGCATGAAGTACAGTCGGAATCGGTTATAACGTAGCTCAGGGGAAACTGTATTTTTATATGTTATAACCGGTCTACGTTATAATCGGTTAGATTGGTTATAACGTAGATGAGAAAAAACAATACGTTATAACCGGTTTCCCCCTTTTTATGGTAAAATGTGGTCAAAtaagtattgttttctgttgcatACGTCATATTCGTCCTATCTTTGAACTTTTCATTAGAGGGTACTGTCATAATcggacatgagagagagagagagaggggggggggagggggagagaggaggagggagagacagagagagagagagaaagggggggagagagacagatggagagagagagagaggatccAGGTAAGAAAAGTAATTGCAACATGTACGTCTTTTTTTATTATCGTAAAAACCTGTTGTTTAACTAAAGTACTGTTTTCGAAAtttgcaaacaaaaacaaggagtCAATAAAACAAACTGATTTGCTTTATTATGTCTGAATACGTTCTAACCGGTTATTTGTCTGGCGTGGCGTAGGAACAACAAATATATACGTTATAATCGATCTGCGTTATAACTGGTTCTTTTTCTGGCGTGGGAACGACAAATATATACGTTATAATCTATCTACGTTATAACCGATTACGTTCTAAACGAATAATTTTTAGTGATAAATAAGAACAACGCTGGCcgtgaaaaaataaaatgtactttatccccgagtacgctagtacttgggctcaacagactttaattgtgtgtgtgtctgtctcgacttaacagcttattgctgggaaactactgggcgcagttcgttcaaaagttgatacactaacttgataataggttcgattgatcgtattaaaacttcataatgttacctgggacctaaatgcgaaataaaccacaaaaacgacttggcggtgggaggaattcacacggagcaacaggcagcctgatagaacagccagccagcggatactgtcgtcacaaaaagacgtcatgacaaagttacacgcaaagagactttgacgtcatttacttttgttcggaattttccgtctgttcctagcttgtcagtgaagacctgacgtgagtaagcttacccaaaacgtctttgttctctattcacattgcagctgtgaaataatcagtcttgtgtctcggtcgtgtaggtcagagtttgcttctgcaatcattgtgttcgtgttgatgacggcttcataagacaaatcagcgaatctatcgtgaggaagacgttatatgtacaaatcaccgaacccaacccattttttgtgtgcatttttctgaagaataaactgcatgtggttaatttcatccgtttaatgcttgtcgaaacgagccataaggctttagaataaaagatttcacgcattgcttggccatctgatcacagatgaggtcgcagtttgtaggttgaatctatgaatcggccagagatagatctgcatttctggtcagaaaccaacattcacaccacaggcattccaaacatttatattgttaagttatgaagagggtcggcagtatatttttcactgtgatcaaataaaagagaaaggccagtcaccatgcacgtcctcggctcgcatgcaatgtatttatatagcaaagggaatgcctgtaattcacacagagcaatcacttggtcttaaacgtgcacaagacaaaaactttcatactgggggagcgagccagtctgaagagtactcgggtccagcgcgagcgttttttataacCGATCTACGTTATAACCAGTAATTCCgactgtatgtgtttgtgtgattttAGAAACAAGAGTGTTGCTGCGTTATAGTCAAATTTAATTAATTTTGTTCAGGCAAATACAGAGAAAATTTTAATGGTAAAATTTCCTGTTCGCttttttctgtttatttttctgtttttacacacagtaacatATCTTTCCTACCTGAATTCATGCAGACAAGAGATTAATCCTTAGGTATCATCAaagcactacacacacacacacactctctctctctctctccttaggtagtacagtggaaccccccttttaagaccccccaatttaagaccctgttttctaagaccttctgttcatatcctctgtaaaattacccccattttaagactccctcctttataagacctgattttctcagatttttcgaAATCTTGGAAGGGggcggttccactgtagcattcACAAGAAAATAACCTCACACCAAAGACAAGGGAGTTATTATTTGGTTTACTGCTTTATTGATTTGTGAAAAGGTGTTAAAACACAAACATCCACTTCCAAGGATAGCTGATATACTAAAGATTACTTTGAAGAAATCAGATTCtaaaaacacattttcatattaGTTACAGTTGTACATGTAGTACAGAAATGCTTTTCTAACCATTTGTTTTCCATCGTCTAAATAACAGCATACTGAGCGGTCAGATATCAAACGAACAACCCTTCAAACTACCTTTCACCCACCCATCACTGGTTTTCTACAGAGTAAAATCAACTCAATACAACATGtgaagacaaaaaacaacacacctttAAAACATCCTATTTTAAACAGTGTAAAAAAACAGCCAATGAGCAACTCTTACTTGGAAATAACGGCATGAAGAATTTTAACATAACCTGGAAACAAACACCCGATTCTGTTCAAGATATGTTACATACTTTGAGCAGAGTAAAACATTGGACAAATACACTCTGTGTATTTTAGAACTGaatgatttaaaacaaaatattttaaaTTAGCAAGGACAAAACCCTTTGCAGACAAAAACCCTTGTACAAATCTTTCCAAAAAAATACAGTAGAAATCAACCCAGTTACTCAGCTAAGGTGGTAGTAAATACATTACATATCTTTTTGGTGTATGTACCGCATATATAATGATAAGAataatatatcatatatagTCCTATGAGATTATTAATGAAAACTCGGGTAgttttctcactggggaaagtgaGCTTCCATAGAGTATAGCGCTACCTCCTATTTTTTTCTGCTTGtacatgtattcatgttttcaAACCCTGAGTCTTTCACTGTCAAGTTGGGATCTTTATCATGCTCATGCTTACACATGGGGATGTTCGGACTCCGAGGAGAGCCTGCACATATAGACTAGTTGTCTATATGTGCAGGCTCTCCTCGGAGTCCGAACATCCCCACTAGTTGTCTCTGGGAAATAAAACCCTCGCTAacccggggttcgaacccatacCGACAGTGGCAAGCATATCGGTCATAAAAATGCTAGTGGCAAACATGTAGCCCCACTCACCATCCaaaagtaaaataaattaaaaaaatgtttaagagGCTGCCTTCTTCAGATGTTGCTAAAACGATTGGTCGTCAAATGTCTGTCAACATTTTTAGCAAAacgacaaaacaaataaaagtcACTGGAATAAGATACCGGTAATGAGCTTAACAGATTGTGTATCAGCAATCAACAAGGGTATACACTGCAAAGTATAAAAACACTTTGTAGTTTTTCACTgaacaaaaactaaaacaaaccaGTGAACAAACAACTTCCCTAGCACACCATCACCTCTTATACCCCTCAAACATACATCCTACTTGTACAGCATTATTCATTTACAAGCTGGTATGATGAAAAGTGGTGCGGATGAACATATAATGGGAAAAATTACATACCGGTACTTGACTTTAGGTATGATAAAGTCTATAACTGTGCAGTATAAAATGATGCAAGCCTTTCttacatcaaaaacaaaatatgaggaacaaaaacaacaactatttTCATCCAATCATGAAGGACAAGAGCACTATGCAACTAGTGAGATACTGATGGCTATGTACACATATTTCAATTCATTTAATGAACACCTAAAACTAAATGTACTCGCCCTCAAACCAGACAACATGTATGTTATTCTTCACTCAACACCTTTCAGGCATTCATTTCAAGTAATACTACAACTGCAGGCAAGTTAACAAAAATTAAGCTCCTTTACACAGTAATAGCAGTATGGCTGTATGAGATGAAAAATCATGCATTCATACTTTTGGCACACTTACACTATTCGCGCATCATTTTTCATAACAGCGCATAGTTGTGCATCCTTTATCGCAGACAGAAATAATATTCATTCCTATGACACTGATTCAACAAGGAAGATGTGGACTAAAAAATAAAGTCAGTACTTAAAACATTACCATACTATTTTCATTGCCAAGATCACTTAGCACCTTGaactttgtttttaaattggcTGGCGCAATTATTTATATCGCAAAGTAATGATTTGTACTGCCAATAGAcaatttttggaaataactacTTCGGGTTTGTACCGGCTCTAAAAGAGTGAtcgaatacccttgcttttcctctgacaattAACTTCACACATGTTTCGGGACACAtcccttgctagtgattggtccctccaatgtttgtccgagtaaaaagcaagggcattcactctttcacaacccatacaaacccgacagagttattttcggaactCGTCTATTAAATAAAAGTCTGTCTTTACAAAACATGGAGAACATGAATCGACTTCTTCCGTCAGTCTCGTTAAATACTTTGTTTCCCTGTTTGCATCACTGGTGTTCAAACCCCAGTATAAcaaccaaaccaaaacaaaaacactcagTAACTACTGTAGAAATAGGCAATCGACTGTTTCCTTGTGAGAAGCTTCATAATACATACGTAAgatgtacatgtactttgatTCACAGGATTTGTGATAAAACTGCTCTGTATTATTATAGTCCCTTTGCACAATTTTCATTACAAAATAAACTCCCATACCTTTTGAAATACTTTTACTCACATATCACAATAAATATGTACAACTACAGTTACTGTTTGAACCGGGAAAATCACATGGATCACCATTAAACTAAATATTTAATACAGAACAGCAGGCAGAACATAACCCAGCATTGTTCTGAATCTACAATGACTTAACATTTTACTCgtaatgtgtgtactgtattggTTCCTTGACTGTCGACATAAACTGGTGCACTTTTGGCCAGATTTCGTTGGAATAGCTCCCTGTAAACTCCTCCACCATTCCCTTGTTCCTGCAACACAGTTTTAATCAATGCGTCAATAACGTCCTTTAAGCAGTCCATAGTGTCCTCTCCTACTTTGTTTTTCATAGGGAGAACTGAGACCAAAGCAATATTTACAGTGAAAACCCGTCTTCAAGACCTGATAAAATCTGACAAAAACAGGTTttaaaaagtcttaaaatgaaggtaaatttacagagattatgaacagaaaatccgaGAAATAAAGGTCTTAAaagtgagggagtcttaaattgtgggggggggggggggggggggggggtgtcctaaAATGGGGGTTCTACGATCCTTTTATTGGGAAGTCCAATATATGTAACTTCATGCTGcagaagaaagaacaaaaaaatcaatttcATTTGAGAACAATAATACGAGAAtgtataacgcgcacatatctcaccacaaggcgactcaaggcgcactcatacacattctttcgcattaacaactcatgcacactcatataataataataataatacgaatatttgtaaCACGCACatgtctcaccaacaggcgacccaaggcgcacatacactcattcacacacacggagacttaaagtcattaacaacacacacacagacacaaatacacaacaGACATGTTCTCAAACCCAGACACAAATACACGTAGAATCGATGATGTCAATGACTCTCTATTTTTTCAGATGTCTTCTGGACAAACTTGAGATGGCAGCACTGAAATTTTACCTTTAATGCCCGAATTTAGGCAAACCAAATGTATCCCACATAACAAATTCTTTCTGCACCTCAAACTTCAAAGTAAATCCAGATGTACTTTTAACATCAGTTCCACCTCAAACACTTTGCCTCAGGCACAAGTTCTAGGAATTCTTTAAGCAATATTTTTGGTTAAAAGAATAAGTTACACAAAAAGCAATGATAAACGTTTGGCCTGCCTGCAAAATGGAAAGGAAGGATGCAAACTTGAATCTGAGCCATTCTATCTGGCATCTGCATGTATTTGGACTTTATGTCTCTTGACTTGGACAAGTTGTGCAGGAGTGGCTGTTCTATCTGTATGATATATTGAAAGTATACAAAAATGGCTAACTGCAGTCACCACAACTTTTGTCTGCTGTTCATCATGCAAGTCTTTTtatgcaaaacaaaataacaaactaGATATCAAATTGAAATCAGCATCTTAACAAAGCTGAACTGGTTGCTAAAACCTGACCTGCTAATGAAAAGAACAGTAGTCATGAAACTATCCAATAGGATTTTCAAACAAACTTTACCTGTAAAATTGTAAGACAGGATGTGTGAGACGGCGATAGTGTTCCAGTCGCTTGCGTACAGTTTCTTCCTTATCGTCATCTCGCTGACTCAAAGGCTCACCAGTCTCGTCATCCAcacccttgtaaaataaacatgttaaaaatcaaaaaaagCTCAAACATCAACCAAACTAAATCAATATGTGACTACTAAagcaatggggggggggggggggggggagggacttTGCATTTCATCTTAAAACACATTGATTCTTCAAGCTagttctctttttacatttattaaGTGTCTTTTTTTTACCCTACCACTTGTGGGCTATTTGTCATCTTTAAGAGACAAGGCAtgttttgttcatgggcttgtACGTGTCACCAACCACTAGTCTTGCTGTGGCTTGATTGTTAATTGTGCAGCATTGTTAGTAAATTTGCTTAGCACGTACACATAGACATTACAAGCACTACCCGTCtggtttggaaaaaaaattctTGCACAAATTTCTCTTCCTGCCCTGATCCACGGCTCAATCACCAAATAGAAATCAATGCACAAAGTTGCAACTGTTGagtaacaaaaacaataactattatgcctttttttcccctttcctaattttcttcttcttctgcgttcaatATTCATGGCCGTCTTATCTTCAGgtcagtggctgccatgaagtccgcagtcttccgCAGTTCGGCAGCGGGTTcccagagcttggtgcccaggctgccCTAATGAAGGGTTGAACCTGTGACCAGCAACACCGCAGACTGATTTATTAATTAATCATTTGACGGACACATTTGCCTTTTACGTGAGTGTGCATTTACcaagaacaataacaatgaAGGCTAACTCACAGCTACTTTGGGAGGATTGAATTCTGTGTGGTAAATGCGTCCACTTTTGGGGTGAGTCCAGCGGCCTTTGATTCTGTCCAGGATGACGTCAAACGGGACGCGCAAGTTGAGCACCACATCCACAGGCTCGTCATGCTCCAGTGATTTCGCCTGCTCTACTGTTCTTGGGAATCCTGGAGAGAACGAAGCATTTTACTTCAGGGTATGCATGGTTAATTCTCTGACAGTCGTGAAATTCATTACACAAAATGCacatcaacaaaatctgtctTCAAAAGTTTTCTGTTCTTATTTCACTCTCAGGCATCTAAATTCCACAAACATGTATTATTTGATTGTATGCATGTATCTTCAACTTCATTCCTGATGTTCTAAAGCAACGTCATACTTTCGATACCTGCCATCTCTCCCTTAACAACTCAGTCCATGCATGCACAGGTCAAAGAAATACAATGTATAACAACAAAGACATGGATGTCAGGATCTTAGCTGTTGAGTAAATTACACAAACAgatgaacaaacagacagaaacaataCTGAGACAGACATgctcagacagacaaacaagcacaaacac is from Littorina saxatilis isolate snail1 linkage group LG5, US_GU_Lsax_2.0, whole genome shotgun sequence and encodes:
- the LOC138967371 gene encoding GTP:AMP phosphotransferase AK3, mitochondrial-like; this translates as MISKFLRAIIMGPPGSGKGTIASRISKDFAMVHLSSGDLLRTQIYDMTEFGLQAKAFMDEGKLVPDEIVTSIVVDELKKYEHDSWLLDGFPRTVEQAKSLEHDEPVDVVLNLRVPFDVILDRIKGRWTHPKSGRIYHTEFNPPKVAGVDDETGEPLSQRDDDKEETVRKRLEHYRRLTHPVLQFYRNKGMVEEFTGSYSNEIWPKVHQFMSTVKEPIQYTHYE
- the LOC138967370 gene encoding serine/threonine-protein phosphatase 6 regulatory ankyrin repeat subunit B-like, with product MAGRSGGGPTSPRMWSNMLKSADDDDDEEGPYGRLLDAVLNNDYNTVQYLVTEEGVQPRCDSRGNTLICLAAVEGRDGILTLLLDHGGDPYQPDLTDYMWLRRPIHLAASHGHVECLKSLLDRGVDVNSRDSDHRTPLHWAATYGQNAAAETLILRGASVNMAQIDGFTPLHAATCLGHTQVCETLISNGADVNRADRDNWTALHTAACYGYGDVVSVILDAGALLHQCNSDTETALHVACSSGYLKIAEKLYERGAQINAVNINGYTPFHLAVYYNKFDVARFLVTVNADINTRNNSGQTPFNLAVNRAEERLVRLIIEAGCHISLEERNRVTVASPELSELIQYVATNPRSLKQLCCLQIRSVLGFTLHDDIPTLPLPKSLKDFIALKHL